Proteins encoded within one genomic window of Callithrix jacchus isolate 240 chromosome 11, calJac240_pri, whole genome shotgun sequence:
- the ASNS gene encoding asparagine synthetase [glutamine-hydrolyzing] isoform X1: MCGIWALFGSDDCLSVQCLSAMKIAHRGPDAFRFENVSGYTNCCFGFHRLAVVDPLFGMQPIRVRKYPYLWLCYNGEIYNHRKMQQDFGFEYQTNVDGEIILHLYDKGGIEQTVSMLDGVFAFILLDTANKKVFLGRDTYGVRPLFKTMTEDGFLAVCSEAKGLVTLKHSSTPFLKVEPFLPGHYEVLDLKPNGKVASVEIVKYHHCRDEPLHALYDNVEKLFPGFELETVKNNIRILFNNAVKKRLMTDRRIGCLLSGGLDSSLVAATLLKQLKEAQVQYPLQTFAIGMEDSPDLLAARKVANHIGSEHHEVLFNSEEGIQALDEVIFSLETYDITTVRASVGMYLISKYIRKNTDSVVIFSGEGSDELTQGYIYFHKAPSPEKAEEESERLLRELYLFDVLRADRTTAAHGLELRVPFLDHRFSSYYLSLPPELRIPKNGIEKHLLRETFEDSNLIPKEILWRPKEAFSDGITSVKNSWFKILQEYVEHQVDDAMMANAAQKFPFNTPKTKEGYYYRQIFERHYPGRAYWLNHYWMPKWINATDPSARTLTHYKSAAKA; this comes from the exons ATGTGTGGCATTTGGGCCCTGTTTGGCAGTGATGACTGCCTTTCTGTTCAGTGTCTGAGTGCCATGAAGATTGCACACAGGGGTCCAGATGCATTTCGTTTTGAGAATGTCAGTGGATACACCAACTGCTGCTTTGGCTTTCACCGGTTGGCAGTAGTGGACCCTCTGTTTGGAATGCAGCCAATTCGAGTGAGGAAATATCCGTATTTGTGGCTCTGTTACAATGGTGAGATCTACAACCATAGGAAG ATGCAGCAGGATTTTGGATTTGAATACCAGACCAACGTGGATGGTGAGATAATCCTTCATCTTTATGACAAAGGCGGAATTGAGCAAACAGTTTCTATGTTGGATGGTGTGTTTGCATTTATTCTACTGGATACTGCCAATAAGAAAGTGTTCCTGGGCAGAGATACATATGGAGTCAGACCTTTGTTTAAAACAATGACAGAAGATGGATTTTTGGCTGTATGTTCAGAAGCTAAAG GTCTTGTTACTTTGAAGCACTCTTCAACTCCCTTTTTAAAAGTGGAGCCTTTTCTTCCTGGACACTATGAAGTTTTGGATTTAAAGCCAAATGGCAAAGTTGCGTCCGTGGAAATTGTTAAATATCATCACTGTCGGGATGAGCCCCTGCATGCCCTCTATGACAATGTGGAGAAACTCTTTCCAG GTTTTGAGTTAGAAACAGTGAAGAACAATATCCGGATCCTTTTTAATAATGCTGTAAAGAAGCGGTTGATGACAGACAGGAGGATTGGCTGCCTTTTATCAG GGGGCTTGGACTCCAGCTTGGTTGCTGCCACCCTGTTGAAGCAGCTGAAAGAGGCCCAAGTACAGTATCCTCTCCAGACATTTGCAATTGGCATGGAAGACAGCCCTGATTTACTGGCTGCTAGAAAG GTAGCAAATCATATTGGAAGTGAGCATCATGAAGTCCTCTTCAACTCGGAGGAAGGCATTCAGGCTCTGGATGAAGTCATATTTTCTTTGGAAACTTATGACATTACAACAGTTCGTGCTTCAGTAG GTATGTACTTAATTTCCAAGTATATTCGGAAGAACACAGATAGTGTGGTGATCTTCTCTGGAGAGGGATCGGATGAACTTACACAGGGTTACATATATTTTCACAAG GCTCCTTCTCCTGAAAAAGCCGAGGAAGAGAGTGAGAGGCTCCTGAGGGAACTCTATTTGTTTGATGTTCTTCGTGCAGATCGAACTACTGCTGCTCACGG cCTTGAACTGAGAGTCCCATTTCTAGATCATCGATTTTCTTCCTATTACTTGTCTCTGCCACCAGAATTGAGAATTCCAAAG AATGGGATAGAAAAACATCTCCTGAGAGAGACATTTGAGGACTCCAATCTGATACCCAAAGAGATTCTCTGGCGACCAAAAGAAGCCTTCAGTGATGGCATAACTTCAGTTAAGAATTCCTGGTTCAAGATTTTACAGGAATACGTTGAACATCAG GTTGATGATGCAATGATGGCAAATGCAGCACAGAAATTTCCCTTCAATACTCCCAAAACCAAAGAAGGATATTACTATCGTCAAATCTTTGAACGCCATTACCCAGGCCGGGCTTACTGGCTGAATCATTACTGGATGCCCAAGTGGATCAATGCCACTGACCCTTCTGCCCGCACGCTGACCCACTACAAGTCAGCTGCCAAAGCTTAG
- the ASNS gene encoding asparagine synthetase [glutamine-hydrolyzing] isoform X2: MCGIWALFGSDDCLSVQCLSAMKIAHRGPDAFRFENVSGYTNCCFGFHRLAVVDPLFGMQPIRVRKYPYLWLCYNGEIYNHRKMQQDFGFEYQTNVDGEIILHLYDKGGIEQTVSMLDGVFAFILLDTANKKVFLGRDTYGVRPLFKTMTEDGFLAVCSEAKGFELETVKNNIRILFNNAVKKRLMTDRRIGCLLSGGLDSSLVAATLLKQLKEAQVQYPLQTFAIGMEDSPDLLAARKVANHIGSEHHEVLFNSEEGIQALDEVIFSLETYDITTVRASVGMYLISKYIRKNTDSVVIFSGEGSDELTQGYIYFHKAPSPEKAEEESERLLRELYLFDVLRADRTTAAHGLELRVPFLDHRFSSYYLSLPPELRIPKNGIEKHLLRETFEDSNLIPKEILWRPKEAFSDGITSVKNSWFKILQEYVEHQVDDAMMANAAQKFPFNTPKTKEGYYYRQIFERHYPGRAYWLNHYWMPKWINATDPSARTLTHYKSAAKA; this comes from the exons ATGTGTGGCATTTGGGCCCTGTTTGGCAGTGATGACTGCCTTTCTGTTCAGTGTCTGAGTGCCATGAAGATTGCACACAGGGGTCCAGATGCATTTCGTTTTGAGAATGTCAGTGGATACACCAACTGCTGCTTTGGCTTTCACCGGTTGGCAGTAGTGGACCCTCTGTTTGGAATGCAGCCAATTCGAGTGAGGAAATATCCGTATTTGTGGCTCTGTTACAATGGTGAGATCTACAACCATAGGAAG ATGCAGCAGGATTTTGGATTTGAATACCAGACCAACGTGGATGGTGAGATAATCCTTCATCTTTATGACAAAGGCGGAATTGAGCAAACAGTTTCTATGTTGGATGGTGTGTTTGCATTTATTCTACTGGATACTGCCAATAAGAAAGTGTTCCTGGGCAGAGATACATATGGAGTCAGACCTTTGTTTAAAACAATGACAGAAGATGGATTTTTGGCTGTATGTTCAGAAGCTAAAG GTTTTGAGTTAGAAACAGTGAAGAACAATATCCGGATCCTTTTTAATAATGCTGTAAAGAAGCGGTTGATGACAGACAGGAGGATTGGCTGCCTTTTATCAG GGGGCTTGGACTCCAGCTTGGTTGCTGCCACCCTGTTGAAGCAGCTGAAAGAGGCCCAAGTACAGTATCCTCTCCAGACATTTGCAATTGGCATGGAAGACAGCCCTGATTTACTGGCTGCTAGAAAG GTAGCAAATCATATTGGAAGTGAGCATCATGAAGTCCTCTTCAACTCGGAGGAAGGCATTCAGGCTCTGGATGAAGTCATATTTTCTTTGGAAACTTATGACATTACAACAGTTCGTGCTTCAGTAG GTATGTACTTAATTTCCAAGTATATTCGGAAGAACACAGATAGTGTGGTGATCTTCTCTGGAGAGGGATCGGATGAACTTACACAGGGTTACATATATTTTCACAAG GCTCCTTCTCCTGAAAAAGCCGAGGAAGAGAGTGAGAGGCTCCTGAGGGAACTCTATTTGTTTGATGTTCTTCGTGCAGATCGAACTACTGCTGCTCACGG cCTTGAACTGAGAGTCCCATTTCTAGATCATCGATTTTCTTCCTATTACTTGTCTCTGCCACCAGAATTGAGAATTCCAAAG AATGGGATAGAAAAACATCTCCTGAGAGAGACATTTGAGGACTCCAATCTGATACCCAAAGAGATTCTCTGGCGACCAAAAGAAGCCTTCAGTGATGGCATAACTTCAGTTAAGAATTCCTGGTTCAAGATTTTACAGGAATACGTTGAACATCAG GTTGATGATGCAATGATGGCAAATGCAGCACAGAAATTTCCCTTCAATACTCCCAAAACCAAAGAAGGATATTACTATCGTCAAATCTTTGAACGCCATTACCCAGGCCGGGCTTACTGGCTGAATCATTACTGGATGCCCAAGTGGATCAATGCCACTGACCCTTCTGCCCGCACGCTGACCCACTACAAGTCAGCTGCCAAAGCTTAG